A genomic region of Alnus glutinosa chromosome 11, dhAlnGlut1.1, whole genome shotgun sequence contains the following coding sequences:
- the LOC133882605 gene encoding probable N-acetyl-gamma-glutamyl-phosphate reductase, chloroplastic has product MSTATFGSICFDTGCFWKDGSKISKDNKPKEGKMLVKCAVNTKTQKANKEVRIGVLGASGYTGSEIVRLLANHQHFGITLMTADRKAGQSIGSVFPHLVSQDLPDMVSVKDANFSDVDAVFCCLPHGTTQEIIKALPKGLKIVDLSADFRLRDISEYEEWYGQAHRAPDLQKEAVYGLTELLRDEVKSARLVANPGCYPTSIQLPLVPLIKANLIEFRNIIIDAKSGVSGAGRGAKEANLYTEISEGIYSYGITRHRHVPEIEQGLSEAANSKITISFTPHLMPMNRGMQSTIYVEMAPGVTIDDLYHQLKISYQDEEFVVLLERGVVPHTHNVRGSNYCLMNVFPDRIPGRAIITSVIDNLVKGASGQALQNLNVMMGYPENTGLLYQPLFP; this is encoded by the exons ATGAGCACCGCAACCTTCGGTTCGATTTGTTTTGACACTGGGTGCTTTTGGAAG GACGGATCAAAGATTTCAAAGGATAACAAGCCAAAAGAAGGGAAGATGCTTGTAAAATGTGCTGTGAATACAAAAACGCAGAAGGCAAACAAGGAAGTTCGGATTGGTGTTCTTGGAGCCAGTGGTTACACTGGTTCTGAG aTTGTTCGGTTGCTGGCAAACCATCAGCACTTTGGTATCACTCTGATGACCGCTGATAGAAAAGCTGGCCAATCAATTGGATCAGTATTCCCTCATTTAGTCTCACAA GACTTACCAGATATGGTTTCTGTCAAGGATGCCAACTTTTCTGATGTGGATgctgtattttgttgtttgccACATGGGACCACTCAG GAAATCATAAAAGCCCTTCCCAAGGGTTTGAAGATTGTTGATCTTTCTGCA GACTTCCGGCTGCGAGATATATCTGAATATGAAGAATGGTATGGTCAGGCACACAGAGCACCAGATTTGCAG AAAGAAGCTGTATATGGTTTGACAGAGCTTTTGAGAGATGAAGTCAAAAGTGCACGTCTAGTTGCTAATCCTGGTTGTTATCCAACATCCATTCAGCTTCCTCTTGTTCCCTTGATTAAG GCTAATCTCATTGAATTTAGGAATATTATTATTGACGCAAAATCTGGTGTGAGTGGAGCAG GACGTGGTGCCAAGGAGGCAAATTTGTACACTGAAATTTCTGAAGGCATTTACTCTTATGGAATTACCAGGCATCGTCATG TTCCAGAAATTGAACAGGGACTCTCTGAGGCTGCAAATTCAAAAATAACCATCAGTTTCACTCCACACCTAATGCCAATG AACCGTGGTATGCAATCAACTATATATGTGGAAATGGCTCCTGGTGTAACAATTGACGATTTATACCACCAATTAAAGATCTCTTATCAG GATGAAGAGTTTGTAGTTTTGTTAGAGAGAGGAGTAGTCCCTCACACTCATAATGTTCGAGGATCCAATTATTGTTTAATGAATGTCTTTCCAGATCGAATTCCAGGAAGGGCAATAATTACTTCAGTT ATTGATAATCTTGTGAAGGGAGCTTCCGGTCAAGCTTTACAGAATCTGAACGTGATGATGGGATATCCAGAAAATACAGGGCTTCTATACCAGCCCTTGTTTCCTTAA
- the LOC133881726 gene encoding kinesin-like protein KIN-12D, with protein MLRDFKFLRRNSGKSEEIENVPVNPRDSLGIQTGTDSLRAPLNAIQEPIENPKPEQEVGFRSKIERTPTKAKGKASDPALHLRTPDKHGFGFSGKNNFGWAQKHDPGSITGDLPDDGSNSSVQVRGGVGTGNGGLVSMTPRTTRTVGRAPSGYSESNSTQSTPGKSVSKPPSLGIRSRVDGNAGARAGNFAALYKGLPISCGQPTVVNTVEVPYFELREEPSFWMEHSVQVIIRVRPLNSMEKSTNGYNRCLKQESSQTITWIGQPENRFTFDHVACETVDQETLFRMVGLPMVENCLSGYNSCMFAYGQTGSGKTHTMLGEIDDLEVKPSPHRGMTPRIFEFLFARIQAEEESRKDEKLNYTCKCSFLEIYNEQITDLLDPSSTNLMLREDVKTGVYVENLSEFEVRTVSEILGLLTQGSSNRRVAATNMNRESSRSHSVFTCVIESRWEKDSTTNLRFARLNLVDLAGSERQKTSGAEGERLKEAANINKSLSTLGHVIMVLVDVANGKLRHIPYRDSRLTFLLQDSLGGNSKTMIIANVSPSICCAAETLNTLKFAQRAKLIQNNAVVNEDSTGDVIALQHQIQLLKEELSILKRQNVSRSLSFGLTSVKDTTKEEENACTTNIHNMDQQRINDSLGYESKGIIRMSTKQLKSMETTLAGSLRREQMVEISIKQLDAEVEQLNRLVRQREEDTRCSKMMLRFREDKIQRMESLLRDSIPADAYLLEENRALSEEIQLLQAKVDRNPEVTRFALENIRLLDQLRRFQEFYEEGEREILLAEVSTLRDQLLQLLGENSKQHNDPNFSMQPKETTCISKANDFHHLELKNTLGELEECRRQLNSCLDDNAKLRRELDDVRAMFENIRSEPHEHDAIFKTTKDSLKGPAVDDQVLKAVQNEKLDGSHESLLIKHAEEMVNLQLELDILKIIIKEERLSCHEIEERAMCFNRDLWLAKEKLLLTSKQYDDAKSELEQAKSVIEALESQQILSINEMEDLRTTNSHYLQLLSKHELEIMALKEQLAFKELRCHSPSTHTESDNSPLQVKLKRMQASLEKARRLNNWYQGDRAHQVSNEKEMDEVRRQVEAETAEVIVCMQEELGVLQHQVQDSHLKEMEMKRAATLMETELKEVQEKLYLITEDNKSLNQKLEEKDRELITLSEEWELLTCEIEEVLADGREALINASDQLELISSSFPQKRIWISDQVGRMIRVISEKELLIEELRRCLEDANNKKSGVECMLKSLRGAALAITEAHQQECSEKEKEILQLTSELITQTSTIAKLEDRLKLAEDQIEKSSVCATVAFVIVNRLSEINLSYVDALKHNDFQLSQSAEMNLRKDAILNDQAGKIEESEKQIWSLRGEVEELEGSFTKLREQLSEEQERSCAMEQKLKAFEENEILMTREKLAELKSGVSTLRSCMSTYVEHCGSPARDDSQEFCNGDGEGRTDTEINQVCDIDLNFVEDQRVDTSEYSKVENSVCHNSYDEKNIRCKSICKDVCNRDVTIILLKKEIEFALESLTEVQAEMVKLHDEKKQMWIYEKQSQESMQFLISKVLTLESAMSNFEKQSRLKIEVFNHRLNAFEQTVEEAGFQWCQTKELIELEVGDARMVAAQKAAEASCIIAKFEEAQDTIEDADIMINKLMIANGQMKLDIERLKEMEATLVNDRSLLIDEVQSLQAINDVKHQQYENLEKQLGSHLTETRDQVMELEGIITEFQTTFNKNFMSLGYDFHCMKSLLLNSTKSVRSWLEDVWSQIIVKDSAVSVLHLCHMGILLETVTGLNAENGLLQHGLCESNSIMADLREHNVKSKRELDMCRILKGKLLADIKNSFDKISRKEEETGELSVKVTSFEKKISDLQLQEELMLERSNYMGSQLAILIKELDLSNTDALAYLLNQEKMLKYKEEVLESRADFFMVDWCSKEFESLILASELEEMALQKADAERHLRKCCSVLENFKKETIFLKVDAELKLKLLLDQDIEVSLLLKEIQEAKMERKDLLLKLDESNLRISQMEDVNKAHEQDILLLKDVACSNDRLKGELGEVKETKVRLLSQLQAREAEYENLLKDFKTKETALEVSSSQISALDEKNQVLQKDFCMLESLSSRLQNELDIKTAELSRTVSLGDKNESLKSEITELKAENRLFLQDLEEKSSDLESSLNRIDVFDKENHRLQTEIFSLETRIVRLQTDLEMKNAELNELQHSQSVILEDLCSTSRDWQNYDNNVNSLKEENAFLRNELCFQKKSKHRVLSILSLNIMKWVDTVETVDMMGSRLLNILNEKSSSIVDKMSQETSENIERTSTFIEELDCLECHAKELVSENLTLHAELLRKDDVLKGLLFDLSLLQESASNNKDQKDEIEEMVGSVEALEDELAVKTGELDQALSNSQVLEAQLQDKIDVISLLELDLTKERESLKLLSSENLELRAHIEDALAAKTYLEEELTEKKNITESLEMELSEMSNALGQMNDLIESLRSNMSEVASERDLLQDEVHSWKEKLERAQALADENEAIAMEARQVAESRMIYAEDKEAEVKLLERSVEELECTVNVLENKVNILKEEAERQRLQREELELELHAIKDQMQNVKNTDSDMKRYLDQKEKNLQEALTHAQLLERGIAEKDAEIGQLKAHISELNLHAEAQASEYKQKFKALEAMAEQVRPEGHSNHVMNSSSNKLEKYATKSRGSGSPFKCIGLGMAQQIKSEKDEELTAAKLHVEELEFLAVSRQKEIFALNARLAAAESMTHDVIRDLLGVKLDMTNYVSLLDNEQVQKITEKVRLHSLESQDKDQEVVKLKKQLNEFFEERRGWLEEIDRKQSEVVAIQIALEKHRQRDQLLKTENEMLKLENVNHKQKVMELEGEVKKLSGQQNLQQRIHHHAKIKEENNMLKIQNEDLSAKLRRTEVILSRVKEELARFRGSMGKNPYTDYDEEQRLSIKLKETEEEKVQLAQKLLGLCTSVLKVAGITKRAPNISPEETVEEVKNRFTSLERELQDLKNKNRISHERIRLTELMPQSSPINSRTDENCRTPRRQSQAVFLSALDR; from the exons ATGCTGAGAGACTTCAAATTCCTTCGCCGGAATTCCGGTAAGAGCGAGGAGATTGAGAATGTGCCCGTAAACCCTAGGGATTCGTTGGGGATTCAGACTGGAACTGACTCGTTGAGGGCTCCTCTGAATGCAATCCAAGAGCCGATTGAAAACCCTAAGCCGGAGCAAGAAGTGGGGTTTAGGAGTAAGATTGAGAGGACTCCAACTAAGGCCAAGGGGAAAGCTTCGGATCCTGCATTGCATCTTCGCACACCAGACAAGCATGGCTTTGGGTTCTCGGGGAAGAATAATTTTGGGTGGGCTCAAAAGCACGATCCTGGTTCTATAACCGGTGATTTGCCCGACGATGGAAGCAATTCTTCTGTGCAAGTGAGAGGAGGGGTTGGAACTGGAAATGGTGGTTTGGTTAGTATGACTCCTCGAACCACTCGGACGGTGGGAAGGGCTCCTTCGGGTTATTCTGAGAGCAATTCGACGCAAAGCACGCCGGGTAAGAGTGTTAGTAAACCTCCGAGTTTGGGGATTCGGAGTAGGGTTGATGGAAATGCCGGTGCTCGTGCCGGGAACTTTGCTGCATTGTATAAAGGGTTGCCGATTTCTTGTGGTCAACCTACGGTTGTTAATACTGTGGAAGTGCCTTACTTTGAGCTCAGGGAAGAGCCTTCATTCTGGATGGAACACAGTGTACAG gtTATTATACGTGTCCGTCCTCTCAATAGCATGGAAAAGAGTACAAATGGCTACAACAGGTGCTTGAAGCAAGAAAGTTCTCAAACAATTACTTGGATAGGGCAACCAGAAAATCGATTTACTTTTGACCATGTAGCATGTGAAACAGTGGACCAG GAGACACTTTTTAGAATGGTTGGTCTGCCAATGGTAGAGAATTGCTTGTCCGGGTACAATAGCTGTATGTTTGCCTATGGCCAG ACAGGAAGTGGGAAGACACATACAATGCTTGGAGAGATTGATGATTTAGAAGTCAAGCCTAGTCCACATCGTGGAATGACACCACGCATTTTTGAATTCTTGTTTGCAAGGATCCAAGCG GAAGAGGAAAGTCGAAAAGACGAAAAACTAAACTACACTTGCAAGTGTTCTTTCTTAGAGATATACAATGAACAAATTACAGATCTCCTTGATCCCTCATCTACCAATTTGATG cTCCGGGAGGATGTTAAGACAGGTGTCTATGTGGAAAATCTCTCTGAATTTGAAGTTCGGACTGTGAgcgaaattctagggcttctaacTCAG GGTTCTTCAAATAGGAGGGTCGCAGCTACAAATATGAATAGAGAAAGTAGTCGTTCACACAGTGTATTTACATGCGTAATTGAGAGTCGATGGGAAAAAGATTCCACAACTAACCTACGGTTTGCAAGGCTAAACCTAGTTGATCTTGCTGGTTCAGAGAG GCAGAAAACTTCTGGTGCAGAGGGTGAGCGTTTGAAGGAAGCTGCTAACATTAATAAGTCATTGTCTACTCTGGG TCATGTGATAATGGTTCTAGTGGATGTTGCAAATGGGAAGCTAAGACATATTCCCTATAGAGATTCAAGGCTAACCTTTCTTCTTCAG GATTCACTTGGTGGAAACTCAAAGACAATGATAATTGCAAATGTCAGCCCTTCTATCTG TTGTGCGGCCGAAACACTGAACACTCTTAAGTTTGCTCAGCGAGCAAAACTTATTCAAAACAAT GCTGTGGTGAATGAAGATTCTACAGGGGATGTTATTGCACTACAACACCAGATACAACTTCTAAAG GAAGAGCTTTCTATCCTTAAACGTCAGAATGTCTCCAGATCTTTGTCATTTGGTTTGACAAGTGTCAAAGAtacaacaaaagaagaagaaaatgcatGTACAACAAACATACACAACATGGATCAACAACGGATTAATGACTCACTTGGGTATGAATCCAAGGGCATCATTAGAATGTCTACCAAACAG TTGAAATCTATGGAGACAACACTTGCTGGTTCCTTGAGAAGGGAGCAGATGGTAGAAATTTCTATCAAGCAACTTGATGCTGAAGTTGAACAGTTGAACCGCTTG GTTCGTCAAAGAGAGGAAGACACCAGGTGTAGTAAAATGATGCTCAGGTTTCGGGAAGACAAAATTCAAAGAATGGAGTCACTTCTTAGAGATTCTATTCCTGCAGACGCTTATTTACTGGAAGAGAATAGAGCACTATCTGAGGAGATTCAGCTGCTTCAAGCTAAAGTTGATAGAAATCCTGAAGTAACTCGCTTTGCTTTGGAGAACATAAGGCTTTTAGACCAACTTAGAAG ATTTCAAGAGTTCTATGaagaaggggagagagagatactGTTGGCTGAAGTATCCACACTGCGGGATCAG TTGCTTCAATTGCTTGGTGAGAACTCTAAGCAGCATAATGATCCAAATTTTAGTATGCAACCAAAG GAAACTACATGCATCAGCAAAGCAAATGATTTTCACCACCTGGAG TTGAAAAACACTCTCGGCGAGTTAGAGGAATGCAGGCGCCAATTAAACTCTTGCTTAGATGATAATGCAAAACTCAGAAG GGAGTTAGATGATGTACGCGCTATGTTCGAGAATATCAGATCTGAACCCCATGAACATGATGCCATCTTTAAGACAACaaag GATTCATTAAAAGGTCCAGCTGTTGACGATCAGGTGCTCAAGGCAGTCCAAAATGAGAAATTGGATGGGAGCCATGAATCTTTGCTGATAAAACACGCAGAAGAAATGGTGAATTTGCAGCTGGAACTGGATATACTAAAGATAATTATCAAAGAAGAGAGGTTGTCTTGTCATGAAATCGAGGAAAGGGCAATGTGCTTTAATAGAGATCTTTGGCTGGCGAAAGAAAAACTTTTACTGACAAGTAAACAGTATGATGATGCAAAAAGTGAATTGGAACAGGCAAAGTCTGTTATTGAAGCTCTTGAGTCACAGCAAATTCTATCGATTAATGAGATGGAGGACCTGAGGACTACCAACAGTCATTATCTGCAGCTTTTGAGTAAACATGAACTTGAAATTATGGCTTTGAAGGAGCAGCTTGCTTTTAAAGAGTTGCGATGTCACTCACCTTCAACCCATACAGAGAGTGACAACTCCCCCTTACAGGTTAAATTGAAGAGGATGCAAGCCTCTCTTGAAAAGGCCAGGAGACTGAATAATTGGTACCAAGGTGACCGTGCACATCAGGTGTCCAATGAAAAAGAGATGGATGAAGTTCGCAGGCAGGTTGAGGCTGAGACTGCTGAAGTGATTGTCTGTATGCAGGAAGAACTTGGGGTACTTCAGCACCAAGTTCAAGATAGtcatttgaaagaaatggagATGAAAAGGGCTGCAACACTTATGGAGACTGAATTGAAAGAGGTTCAGGAAAAGCTCTACCTCATAACTGAAGATAACAAAAGCTTGAATCAAAAGCTAGAAGAGAAAGATAGGGAACTGATAACATTATCTGAAGAATGGGAACTGTTGACCTGTGAGATTGAAGAAGTTCTTGCTGATGGGCGTGAGGCACTCATCAATGCCTCTGATCAGCTTGAACTCATATCAAGTTCCTTTCCACAGAAAAGGATTTGGATATCCGACCAAGTTGGCAGGATGATTAGAGTCATCTCTGAAAAGGAATTATTGATTGAAGAACTCAGAAGATGTTTAGAGGAtgcaaacaataaaaaaagtgGTGTGGAGTGCATGCTGAAGTCTTTGAGAGGAGCAGCACTGGCTATTACTGAAGCACACCAGCAGGAGTGCAgtgaaaaggagaaagaaatccTCCAGTTGACGTCAGAGTTGATTACACAGACATCTACAATAGCAAAGCTGGAGGACAGACTTAAACTGGCAGAAGATCAGATTGAAAAATCATCAGTTTGCGCAACAGTTGCTTTTGTGATTGTCAATAGATTATCAGAAATTAATCTTAGTTATGTTGATGCATTAAAGCACAATGATTTCCAGCTTAGTCAATCAGCAGAGATGAACTTGAGAAAGGATGCCATTCTCAATGATCAAGCTGGTAAGATTGAAGAATCAGAGAAGCAGATATGGTCTCTGAGGGGGGAAGTAGAAGAGCTGGAGGGGAGCTTTACGAAACTAAGAGAACAACTTTCTGAGGAGCAGGAGCGTTCTTGTGCTATGGAACAAAAGCTAAAAGCTTTTGAAGAGAATGAGATTTTGATGACAAGGGAGAAACTTGCTGAGCTAAAATCAGGCGTATCCACACTCAGGTCTTGCATGAGCACATATGTGGAGCATTGTGGAAGTCCTGCTAGGGATGATTCACAAGAATTTTGTAATGGAGATGGTGAAGGACGG ACAGACACTGAAATAAATCAAGTTTGTGACATAGacttaaattttgttgaagacCAGAGAGTTGATACATCTGAATATTCTAAAGTGGAGAACAGTGTGTGCCACAATTCATATGATGAGAAAAATATAAGATGTAAAAGCATTTGCAAGGATGTGTGTAATAGAGATGTTACCATTATACTTTTGAAAAAGGAAATAGAATTTGCCCTTGAAAGCTTGACGGAGGTGCAAGCTGAGATGGTGAAACTACACGACGAGAAAAAACAGATGTGGATATATGAGAAACAAAGTCAGGAAAGCATGCAATTTCTTATAAGTAAGGTACTGACACTGGAATCAGCTATGAGTAACTTCGAAAAGCAATCTAGACTCAAGATTGAAGTTTTCAACCATAGGCTGAATGCATTTGAGCAAACTGTGGAAGAAGCTGGGTTTCAATGGTGTCAGACTAAAGAG TTGATTGAACTTGAAGTTGGTGATGCAAGGATGGTTGCAGCCCAGAAAGCCGCGGAGGCTTCCTGTATCATTGCCAAATTTGAAGAGGCCCAAGATACTATTGAAGATGCAGATATTATGATCAATAAACTAATGATAGCAAATGGACAAATGAAGCTTGATATAGAAAGGCTGAAGGAAATGGAAGCCACATTAGTCAATGACAGGAGTCTATTAATCGATGAGGTTCAGAGCTTGCAGGCCATCAATGATGTGAAGCATCAGCAGTATGAAAACCTTGAAAAGCAGCTTGGCTCACATTTGACAGAAACAAGGGATCAGGTTATGGAGCTTGAGGGTATCATCACAGAGTTCCAGACTACATTTAACAAAAACTTCATGTCTTTAGGCTATGACTTCCATTGCATGAAGTCTCTGCTTTTAAATTCCACAAAGTCGGTGCGTTCATGGCTTGAGGATGTTTGGTCTCAAATAATTGTGAAGGACAGTGCTGTGTCAGTGCTACACCTCTGTCACATGGGAATTTTGTTGGAAACAGTCACTGGGCTGAATGCAGAGAATGGTTTACTTCAACATGGTCTATGTGAATCAAACTCTATTATGGCTGATTTGAGGGAACACAATGTTAAGTCAAAACGAGAGCTTGACATGTGTAGAATCCTTAAAGGGAAACTACTGGCTGATATCAAGAACAGTTTTGATAAAATTTCAAGGAAAGAAGAGGAAACTGGGGAGCTTAGTGTCAAGGTAACTtcctttgagaaaaaaatatcagACCTTCAGCTCCAAGAGGAGTTGATGTTGGAAAGGTCTAATTATATGGGATCTCAGCTTGCGATTTTGATAAAGGAGTTGGACCTGAGTAACACTGATGCTTTGGCATACCTTCTGAATCAGGAGAAAATGCTAAAATATAAAGAGGAGGTCCTCGAATCTCGGGCTGATTTTTTCATGGTAGATTGGTGCTCTAAAGAATTTGAGTCACTTATTTTGGCTTCAGAATTAGAAGAGATGGCTCTCCAGAAAGCTGATGCAGAAAGACACCTTAGAAAGTGTTGTTCAGTCCTTGAGAATTTCAAGAAAGAAACAATTTTTCTCAAGGTTGACGCAGAGTTGAAACTAAAGCTTCTACTCGATCAGGATATCGAGGTTTCCCTTCTACTAAAAGAAATTCAAGAGGCAAAAATGGAGAGGAAGGACCTGTTGTTAAAGCTGGATGAGAGCAATTTAAGAATTTCACAGATGGAGGATGTAAACAAGGCTCATGAACAGGACATTCTGCTGCTAAAGGATGTTGCTTGTTCAAATGATAGGTTGAAAGGTGAACTTGGTGAAGTCAAGGAAACAAAGGTCAGGCTGTTGAGCCAGCTTCAAGCACGTGAAGCTGAATATGAAAATCTACTGAAAGATTTCAAAACTAAGGAAACAGCATTAGAAGTTTCTTCCAGTCAAATTTCTGCCCTTGATGAAAAAAACCAAGTGTTGCAGAAGGATTTTTGCATGCTGGAAAGTTTGTCAAGCAGACTTCAAAATGAGTTGGACATAAAAACTGCAGAGCTAAGCAGAACGGTCAGCTTGGGGGACAAGAATGAATCATTGAAAAGTGAGATAACGGAGTTGAAGGCTGAAAACAGGTTGTTTCTTCAAGACTTGGAGGAAAAAAGTTCTGATTTGGAATCATCGTTGAACCGCATTGACGTCTTTGATAAGGAAAATCACAGGTTGCAAACTGAAATATTCTCTTTGGAAACTCGTATTGTCAGACTACAGACCGATCTGGAGATGAAAAATGCTGAATTGAATGAACTCCAACATTCTCAATCTGTTATTCTTGAGGATTTATGTTCGACAAGCCGGGACTGGCAAAATTATGATAACAATGTGAATTCATTGAAGGAAGAGAATGCTTTCTTAAGAAATGAACTTTGCTTCCAGAAGAAAAGTAAGCACAGAGTCCTCTCTATCTTGAGCTTGAACATTATGAAATGGGTTGATACAGTGGAAACTGTCGATATGATGGGTAGCAGATTACTTAACATACTGAATGAAAAAAGCTCTTCAATTGTGGATAAAATGTCCCAAGAGACATCAGAAAACATAGAGAGGACATCTACGTTCATAGAAGAGCTTGACTGCTTGGAATGCCATGCTAAAGAGCTGGTATCGGAAAATTTGACTCTCCATGCTGAGCTATTGAGAAAGGATGATGTTTTAAAAGGACTGTTATTTGATCTGAGTTTGTTGCAAGAATCTGCTTCTAATAACAAAGATCAAAAAGACGAAATTGAGGAGATGGTGGGTTCTGTGGAGGCATTAGAAGATGAGCTTGCTGTAAAAACAGGTGAGCTTGATCAGGCTCTTTCTAATAGCCAAGTGCTTGAAGCTCAGTTGCAGGACAAAATAGACGTAATCTCTTTGCTTGAGTTGGATCTTACAAAAGAACGCGAGTCTCTAAAACTGCTTTCCAGTGAAAATCTGGAGCTGAGAGCTCATATTGAAGATGCATTGGCAGCAAAAACTTATCTAGAGGAGGAATTAacagagaaaaagaatataactgagagtttggAAATGGAACTGTCAGAAATGAGTAATGCTCTTGGCCAAATGAATGATTTGATTGAATCCCTTAGGAGCAATATGAGTGAAGTTGCTAGTGAGAGGGATCTTCTCCAGGATGAGGTGCACAGTTGGAAAGAAAAGCTTGAAAGGGCACAAGCGCTGGCTGACGAAAATGAAGCGATTGCTATGGAAGCTCGACAG GTAGCTGAATCAAGAATGATCTACGCTGAGGACAAGGAAGCCGAGGTGAAGTTATTAGAGAGATCTGTTGAAGAGCTAGAATGTACTGTAAATGTATTGGAGAACAAG GTTAACATTCTTAAAGAAGAAGCCGAACGACAACGGTTGCAAAGAGAAGAGCTGGAATTGGAGCTTCATGCTATAAAAGATCAAATGCAGAATGTTAAAAATACTGATTCTGACATGAAAAG GTATTTAGATCAGAAAGAGAAAAACCTTCAAGAAGCCCTAACGCATGCTCAACTTCTTGAGAGGGGTATAGCAGAAAAGGATGCAGAG ATTGGCCAACTCAAAGCACACATATCTGAGCTAAATTTGCATGCTGAAGCACAGGCTAGTGAATACAAGCAAAAG TTCAAGGCATTGGAAGCCATGGCTGAGCAAGTCAGGCCCGAAGGACATTCCAACCATGTCATGAATTCTTCATCAAACAAGTTAGAGAAGTATGCCACAAAGTCTAGGGGCTCTGGTTCCCCTTTCAAATGCATCGGGTTGGGCATGGCACAGCAAATAAAATCTGAGAAGGATGAGGAGCTTACTGCTGCAAAGCTGCATGTTGAAGAGCTTGAATTTTTGGCAGTAAGCCGACAGAAAGAG ATATTTGCATTGAATGCCAGATTAGCTGCTGCTGAGAGCATGACCCATGATGTAATTAGAGACCTACTGGGAGTAAAGTTGGATATGACGAATTATGTG TCACTGTTGGATAATGAGCAAGTGCAGAAGATAACCGAGAAGGTTCGACTTCATAGTTTAGAGTCTCAAGATaag GATCAGGAGGTAGTTAAGCTAAAGAAGCAGCTTAATGAATTCTTTGAGGAAAGGCGAGG ATGGTTGGAAGAAATTGATCGAAAACAGTCAGAAGTAGTAGCTATACAAATTGCATTGGAAAAACATCGGCAGCGAGACCAGTTACTTAAAACTGAAAATGAAATGTTGAAG CTGGAGAATGTAAATCATAAGCAGAAGGTGATGGAACTTGAAGGGGAAGTAAAGAAGCTGTCCGGGCAGCAAAACCTCCAGCAGCGCATTCATCATCATGCAAAAATCAAG GAAGAAAACAACATGCTAAAAATTCAGAATGAAGACCTTAGTGCCAAGCTGCGGCGAACAGAGGTTATTCTCTCACGTGTCAAGGAAGAGCTTGCTCGGTTCCGCGGTTCCATGGGAAAGAATCCCTATACTGATTATGATGAGGAGCAACGCTTGAGCATCAAACTGAAG GAAACTGAGGAGGAGAAGGTGCAGTTAGCACAGAAGTTATTGGGCTTGTGTACCAGTGTTCTAAAG GTCGCTGGAATAACAAAACGAGCACCCAATATTAGCCCTGAAGAGACTGTGGAGGAGGTCAAAAATAGATTTACTTCACTGGAAAGAGAATTGCAGGATTTGAAGAATAAG AACAGAATTAGCCACGAAAGAATTCGATTGACTGAGCTCATGCCACAATCTTCACCAATAAACTCAAGGACAGATGAGAATTGTCGAACTCCAAGAAGGCAATCCCAAGCTGTATTTCTTTCTGCTCTAGATCGATAA